The Equus caballus isolate H_3958 breed thoroughbred chromosome 19, TB-T2T, whole genome shotgun sequence DNA window atccccatttaacagatgagggaATTGAGGCATGGAGAGACCTAGTGACGTAACTGGAGAGCCCACGCTCACGCAACCTGTGCTAGTATAGATAATAGGAAAATTCAGCGCTGTCCCCTTTCCTAACCCTTTTTGTATTATGGAATTCTAGTCATTCAGAAAGTGGTCACTGAGCACTCACCAGGCCCTAGGACCGTGGTCTTCATGGAGCGTACGTtctggtggggagagagacaggaagcagaaacGCTAAACTGCACGGTGTGCCAGGTCGGGGGCCTCGAAGGAAAGTGAAGGGGGAAGAGTGAGTCTGCCTGGCAGGTCCTGTTTCGGGGGCGGGGGAGCAGCTGCAGGAAATCCTCTCAGGTAAGGCGACATTTGAGCAGAGGCGGCAAGGCTGTGAGGATCCATGTGACACGAGCATTTGTGGGAGTGGACAGTAAGGGCGAAGGCCCTGAGTCGGGAGTGTGCTTTGCTGTGAGAGATGCCAGGGAGTGCCAGGAGGGCGGGAAGTGCGGGGAGGCTGGAAGGACGTGAAGTGGCTGGGAGCCGGATCACACAGGGCCTGGAGCCGTATGGAAGGAGTCTGCATGCTAAGTCAGAGACTCCTACACTAGTTCCAGTTTAGATAGGCTAGAATCGGATGTTAATTCCTTTCTTCCGAGCTAGTCTCTCTCTGTAATAGCTCGGGGGGCTGATGCCAGACAAGCATTATCTTGGGAATGATGACTCCAGCTTAATTCCCGACCCCCGCTCCCCGTGAACAAGGCTTGAGTGGGGGCTGCAGCTCTCCAGTTGAGACCGTGGCCCAGGTGATGAGTAATTAATGAAGCGATTATTCTAGACCACCTGTACCTTCAGCCCTTCTTGTCTCCACAGATGGGGAACTAGGAGAGTCTTCCGCCGAGGAAGCTTCCGCTCAGGGTAAGGGGAGGCCGTGGGCGTGCCCTCTTGTTCTCTCCCCCATGCATGCGGTGTGAGAGGAGGACGGAGGGTCCAGTCTGAAGGATGGTGAGAGAGCTGTTGGTGCCGGATAAAATGATCAGATAAAGACTTTTGTGCCAAAATGGGGTGCATTGAAGCTTAGGAGTCTCGTTCAAATTTGTTTTCCTGCATTAGACCTATAGTGACAGTTGCAGACATGATAACGCGTCATGTGTCATTGAAGTGACCCATGGGGATGTTTAGATACATGAATAAAGTTCTTGTTGGTTGTGAAGCTGAAGGTGGGAGGTTAAGTGGTATGTGATTTATCCCGCCATTGGCTTGTGCCAATAATGTGTTGACAGTGTCTTTTACAGGTGAAGAATGGGAGGATAAAGAATCACGCACAGATCATTTTAATTCAGGTATAAACTTACCTTTtccaaaaaagttttttttttggtgaggaagattgtccctgagctaacccctgtgcccgtcttcctctattttgtatatgggatgctgccacagcatagctgctgATGCCTGGCGTAGGTCCTcaccgggaactgaacctgggccgccaaagcagagcacgctgaacctGCGCAgcaggccatggggccggcccccaaaatattcttttaaatagtaTTGCTGAGGGGCGTATCCCTTTGAATTTTGTAATCTGGTCATGtcatatatgtttattaaaaaaattttatttgaaaatgccaATCACATTCATAAAAGTAAAACTTTTTCTCCATCATTTAGAGTTTAATAAAGTCCAGCCTTACTGTGAACACTGTAATGCTGAAAGTGTAAgtttcttttaattataaaatatggttctctaatttgctttatttaagaaaacatttacttATATGTtccttatttatatattatatatatataccttttcTCCAGAAACATCATGAACAGGTGACCCCCAGGCTCCTTTCCCGGGGACAGTTTCTGTAAGTAATTGTGAATGCAGAAGGCTTAACATCAtcactcatttaattttctacataaaaGTAACCCCAAGTAGGGGAAACACAAACAGCATAACTAATTTCACACATTTTATATAATTacttggattgttttcttttataatgatGCTTCCTCAAAATGCTGCAGAAGTTCCCTTAGTGCTtttgaatgaaattgaaaacgTGCGTCAGTGTAAGTCCTCTGCTAACCCAGCGTTAGGACTAAACAGGTGTTCTTGTCTGTCCAACGCAGACTGAAGGTGGACACAGAGGGGATTTACCAGTGCACGGAAACTGGTTTGATATTCGAGGTTAACAGAAAAGTTGACATCAAGTATTGCGTTTTGTCCTGGAGCAAATACGCAGACCTGGTTGTTAAGCCCTGGGCTGTCAGTGGACCTTTGTTTGATGTTAAATGTGACCCAGCCTGTCTTACCTCCATTCAGTTTCCACATTCCCTCTGCTTGGGTCGTAAGTACTTGTTTACTAAAAGTTTAATTAgcacgtgcgtgtgtgtatgtgtgcagtcCATTACAATGCCTAGAACGCTAATTTACCTTCATATTTTAACAGACCATGATGCCAATATGACGTTCAAAGTCTTACATGTGAAAAGCTCTGGGGCATTGTTAGAATCTACTGTGGATCATTCTGCAACCCATGTCAAATGGCATGTGAGCTCTCTTTCTCCTGTGGGACCTGTTATGCAAAGCGAAGAAACAGTATACCACCACGGGGCCGTGATTCTGTACAAAGCCATTGACCATAATCCATCTTTGTCTTTTCGAGTGTACATAGCAACCAATAATGAGTCCTTCATCAAGGTAAAgtcaatgaaaataaatcataaatgttGAATACTTTGTGTTCAAACATTACGCCATGTTTAGGTGGATCCTGTCCCTATGATTTAAGTGTTCCCCTACTGTGGGTCTAATTTGTCACTTACCTACAGAGGTTATAAGGTCACTTCCTAGGTGTGTGCTGAGTTCTCAGATCCGTGGAGTGTGGTTGTTTACACACATAAGCAGCGTCGAGAAGGTAACAGATGGGGAAATAGCCCTCTGGAGGTGGGGATGGCGGGCAAGCAGGCCTGGCCTTGGAGGGAGTTGCCTGATGGACAGCCTAAGCCGTGTGTTTTCCACAGCCTTGCTACTCAAATTGTGATCTGGGAACCAGGAGGCTAGGAGCCCGGACATGACTTTTTTCCTGTTTAGGAAAAGATTTCCTTGCACTTTACCTTCAAGAAACCTAAATTGCACGTTCAGCTGTACAGCTGCTTTACAAGTGAGCGTGGGCCACAGGTTACATTAACCTCCTGGGGCACTCGAACAATACTTAGAAAATCACTGTCCCATTGAGGGCCCCGTCGGAGGATGGAAACAAATTCTGAGTGAACTGGAACTGCGTACAGTAAAATAGTTGCTTTCCTTTCACATGGTGGGCATGTCGTTCATACAAATGGATAATGCTAGtgctaatttaattttctcaaatccTGCAGAAGCAAATGGCTGGTGCCACGCAGGGTATGTGTTGCTTTTGGCTGTAGTGCTTTTGCAGAAAGGTGTTTGGAGACCTAGGAGGCTGGAGTGAGGGTCAGAGGCGCCTCAGCCCTGTGGCCTTTCTTTTCCGAGCACTGGGAGCCTTCTTGCATTGCCGCCCTCGGAGGAGGACATGAAGGCGGTGCTGGCCGGCACGTGCACTGCTTGGCCAAttacagttctttctttttttttttaattctttttttatggtggtaacagtgatttataacattatgtaaatttcaggtgatGTCATTacatatttcgatttctgtgtagattacatcatgttcaccggGCAAAGACTAActgcaatccatcaccacacacatgtgcctcgTCACCCGTCgcccgccctcctccctcccccttacAGTTCTTACAGTTGTTGCTGATGAATTTCAAAACCAAAACCTATTTCCACATTTAGGATATTTCCAAGTCTATAAAGCACTCCTCTAAGAAATTCATGAAAATCGACAAGCCTCCTGTTTGCCAGAAGTTACTGcagaatggaaagaaatacaGACTGATCAGTGAACCAGAAGCTGAAATTACCCCAGAGGTATATATTTTACAAAGCACTTGGAGGAGCAGCAGGGATGTATAGTTCTTAGATATGATATTTTGAAggttttaaaataatgcattttgttctcattttttatttctctgtttataaGAAAGCAATTGTTTTGTTAAATGTGTAGTTTATTCCAAAGATGCTGTTGAATTTCAGGATTAATCTGCAACCATTGCAAAAATTGACTGTCTATTCTCTTTCCCTTTAAaaaccttttaaattttcttgaattttttattaaatgcttaacAGCGTTAGCTTCACAGGAGTAAAAACCTTAAGTTTCATTTTAAGTCACAGAGCATCGAAGGTTAAGGGAAAGGAGCTGCTAATCAGCA harbors:
- the LOC102148661 gene encoding NACHT, LRR and PYD domains-containing protein 1a isoform X2 gives rise to the protein MSCGARVAGSSEDHNASSEEKDCPTPNLDTSKDSKSGEDSSSQSSSESESDNEEPKPEKTNGELGESSAEEASAQGEEWEDKESRTDHFNSEFNKVQPYCEHCNAESKHHEQVTPRLLSRGQFLLKVDTEGIYQCTETGLIFEVNRKVDIKYCVLSWSKYADLVVKPWAVSGPLFDVKCDPACLTSIQFPHSLCLGHHDANMTFKVLHVKSSGALLESTVDHSATHVKWHVSSLSPVGPVMQSEETVYHHGAVILYKAIDHNPSLSFRVYIATNNESFIKDISKSIKHSSKKFMKIDKPPVCQKLLQNGKKYRLISEPEAEITPEEIEFVDGSLLKLKSYIEVYLEQPVEFKLLLVEMDSEEIVWKAKLRECDWIQHDQNRNISKSSMSGNRRRKLSSSLPDEEAYDKRMKQVDTSDGVKARSLLTDAQLITLAGKLGKEWTEVAMASLALDTRDIDDIQEKKDVTIYNFKVLKKWQEKEQGNATAQNLYNCLKNVPVEVQDMLKGFLRGT
- the LOC102148661 gene encoding NACHT, LRR and PYD domains-containing protein 1a isoform X3, producing the protein MSCGARVAGSSEDHNASSEEKDCPTPNLDTSKDSKSGEDSSSQSSSESESDNEEPKPEKTMSFTGEEWEDKESRTDHFNSEFNKVQPYCEHCNAESKHHEQVTPRLLSRGQFLLKVDTEGIYQCTETGLIFEVNRKVDIKYCVLSWSKYADLVVKPWAVSGPLFDVKCDPACLTSIQFPHSLCLGHHDANMTFKVLHVKSSGALLESTVDHSATHVKWHVSSLSPVGPVMQSEETVYHHGAVILYKAIDHNPSLSFRVYIATNNESFIKDISKSIKHSSKKFMKIDKPPVCQKLLQNGKKYRLISEPEAEITPEEIEFVDGSLLKLKSYIEVYLEQPVEFKLLLVEMDSEEIVWKAKLRECDWIQHDQNRNISKSSMSGNRRRKLSSSLPDEEAYDKRMKQVDTSDGVKARSLLTDAQLITLAGKLGKEWTEVAMASLALDTRDIDDIQEKKDVTIYNFKVLKKWQEKEQGNATAQNLYNCLKNVPVEVQDMLKGFLRGT
- the LOC102148661 gene encoding NACHT, LRR and PYD domains-containing protein 1b allele 3 isoform X4 encodes the protein MSCGARVAGSSEDHNASSEEKDCPTPNLDTSKDSKSGEDSSSQSSSESESDNEEPKPEKTSEEWEDKESRTDHFNSEFNKVQPYCEHCNAESKHHEQVTPRLLSRGQFLLKVDTEGIYQCTETGLIFEVNRKVDIKYCVLSWSKYADLVVKPWAVSGPLFDVKCDPACLTSIQFPHSLCLGHHDANMTFKVLHVKSSGALLESTVDHSATHVKWHVSSLSPVGPVMQSEETVYHHGAVILYKAIDHNPSLSFRVYIATNNESFIKDISKSIKHSSKKFMKIDKPPVCQKLLQNGKKYRLISEPEAEITPEEIEFVDGSLLKLKSYIEVYLEQPVEFKLLLVEMDSEEIVWKAKLRECDWIQHDQNRNISKSSMSGNRRRKLSSSLPDEEAYDKRMKQVDTSDGVKARSLLTDAQLITLAGKLGKEWTEVAMASLALDTRDIDDIQEKKDVTIYNFKVLKKWQEKEQGNATAQNLYNCLKNVPVEVQDMLKGFLRGT